A region from the Xiphias gladius isolate SHS-SW01 ecotype Sanya breed wild chromosome 20, ASM1685928v1, whole genome shotgun sequence genome encodes:
- the si:ch211-243g18.2 gene encoding keratin, type I cytoskeletal 18 — MASSMSMRSYSMSRQPSFSSRSLMDTGRARSRASVSFAAASPLTRSASISQDLNGPVSLQLNGLHGNSTNDKEAMQSLNNRLANYLDKVRSLERSNADLEMRIKQLMLDRIPKGHDLDSMMAQAHAVEQEVRKKTLENARLMLEIDNAKLAADDFRIKWETELVMCQSVERDCVALKKAKTDHEQIIASLRGDLDSLKEELFFLKKNHEEELEQMKSRIARDEVNVEVDSASGPELGTILSELRSQYEGIVRKNKEQTEQWYRKKLETVQNEVKESNEALRGTQSELTERQRFLQTLEVELESLHRQIAALEGNLGETGQKYSAEMERLQAALSQLEDDLSQLRLDMQHTKTDYEQLLRIKQNLEMEIATYRRLLEGEETVKQVPPPPKKEPDVRTRKIVKVVTQTMVNGKVVDESSEVEQIEEIKK, encoded by the exons ATGGCCTCCAGTATGTCGATGAGGAGTTACTCCATGAGCCGTCAGCCCTCCTTTTCCAGTCGCTCTCTGATGGACACTGGCCGCGCTCGCTCCCGCGCCTCAGTCTCTTTTGCAGCAGCCAGCCCGCTGACCCGTTCAGCTTCTATCAGCCAGGATCTCAATGGGCCAGTCAGCCTCCAACTTAACGGTCTGCATGGCAACAGCACCAACGACAAGGAAGCTATGCAGAGTCTCAACAACCGTCTGGCCAACTACCTTGACAAG GTGCGGTCACTAGAGCGCTCCAACGCAGACCTGGAGATGAGGATCAAGCAGCTGATGCTCGACCGCATTCCCAAAGGTCATGACCTTGATTCAATGATGGCCCAAGCTCATGCTGTTGAGCAAGAG GTGAGGAAGAAGACTTTGGAGAATGCTCGTCTCATGTTAGAGATTGATAATGCTAAACTGGCTGCTGATGACTTCAGAATCAA GTGGGAGACTGAGCTGGTGATGTGTCAGTCTGTGGAGCGAGACTGTGTTGCTCTGAAAAAGGCCAAGACTGACCACGAGCAGATCATTGCCTCTCTGAGGGGAGATCTGGACAGCCTGAAAGAAGAACTTTTCTTCCTCAAGAAAAACCATGAGGAG gaaCTTGAGCAGATGAAGTCGCGTATCGCCAGAGATGAGGTGAATGTGGAGGTGGATTCTGCCAGCGGGCCGGAGCTGGGCACTATTCTGTCTGAGCTGCGTTCCCAGTATGAGGGGATTGTCAGGAAGAACAAGGAGCAGACAGAGCAGTGGTACCGCAAGAAG CTGGAGACGGTGCAGAACGAGGTGAAGGAGAGCAACGAAGCTCTGAGAGGAACCCAGAGCGAGCTGACCGAGAGGCAGCGCTTCCTGCAGACCCTGGAAGTGGAGCTGGAGAGTCTGCACAGACAG aTAGCAGCCCTGGAAGGTAATCTGGGTGAGACAGGTCAGAAATACTCTGCTGAGATGGAGCGGCTGCAGGCCGCCCTGAGCCAGCTGGAGGATGACCTCTCCCAGCTCAGGCTTGACATGCAGCACACCAAGACCGACTACGAGCAGCTGCTCCGTATCAAACAGAACCTGGAGATGGAGATCGCCACCTACAGGCGCCTGCTGGAGGGAGAGGAAAC AGTCAAACAAGTTCCTCCTCCACCAAAAA AGGAGCCTGATGTTCGCACCAGGAAGATTGTGAAGGTGGTGACTCAGACGATGGTCAATGGCAAAGTGGTGGACGAATCCAGCGAGGTGGAGCAAATCGAGGAGATCAAGAAATAG